A genome region from Trichoderma asperellum chromosome 7, complete sequence includes the following:
- a CDS encoding uncharacterized protein (EggNog:ENOG41), with product MVGVGGRSRGCKTCRRARVKCDQHRPICRRCARLKLQCQGFNPFPVFIDGLSLTEIQADNTTQAGSGKEISLVQAPSLDEDNVFTTHLITNLFTVFQESNTAPSHNIISPWLMSSILPSNHNQAPQLAVRACAAAYFGKIHRRCSAVERGTVLYTQALRQLQKKLFDSEQVLKTDTLSATFLLALFEMITSKDMNGWSSHFLGIGHLIKFRGPQLHRNGSGRELFITTRPSIILACLIRRQRCFLEEDAWKTVPWADDTSSKSSMDCLIDIYCHVPGIMEDLQIPLRPVAIVEDPKISDIVLCFQIKALFERLYSWRVKWEQDFSHTYFNVGLDILKELNVFEFDFYPFPTAIFFTEHDRVTEICLYNAMLLVLHQMCRHIPTSIRPTLASYENVSSWTHPSILLAPGNGSVEDIIGEFCKLVYFQLLSHPGNSGAVKIMFPLQVAYRNVNSESREARWLYKIISHIADHCGFDAVRFNEGLEYRLKRM from the exons ATGGTTGGCGTCGGTGGGAGGAGCCGCGGCTGTAAAACGTGTCGCCGTGCTCGAGTGAAATGCG ATCAACATCGACCCATATGTCGCCGCTGTGCGCGGCTCAAACTCCAATGCCAAGGCTTCAACCCCTTCCCTGTCTTCATCGATGGTCTTTCCCTTACTGAGATCCAGGCGGACAACACTACGCAGGCAGGCAGTGGGAAAGAAATATCTCTAGTTCAAGCACCTAGTCTCGATGAAGATAATGTCTTTACAACTCACCTCATTACAAATCTCTTTACGGTCTTCCAAGAGAGCAATACGGCGCCTAGCCACAATATTATATCTCCCTGGTTAATGAGCTCTATTCTGCCTAGCAACCATAACCAGGCCCCACAACTTGCAGTTCGAGCTTGTGCTGCCGCATATTTTGGGAAGATACATCGTCGATGTTCTGCAGTGGAAAGGGGCACAGTGTTGTACACTCAAGCACTACGTCAGCTTCAGAAGAAACTATTTGATTCAGAACAGGTTTTAAAAACAGACACTCTATCAGCTACCTTCTTACTGGCCCTGTTTGAGATGATCACTTCCAAAGACATGAATGGATGGTCAAGTCATTTCCTTGGAATAGGACACCTT ATCAAATTTCGAGGACCGCAGCTTCACCGAAATGGCTCAGGCAGAGAGTTATTTATTACAACCCGTCCTTCTATT ATCCTTGCCTGTCTAATTCGGAGACAGCGCTGTtttctggaagaagatgcaTGGAAAACAGTGCCGTGGGCAGATGATACAAGTTCCAAGTCATCAATGGATTGCCTAATCGACATTTATTGCCATGTACCTGGAATAATGGAAGATCTTCAAATACCTTTAAGACCCGTAGCTATCGTGGAAGATCCTAAAATATCCGACATCGTACTTTGCTTTCAGATTAAGGCGCTCTTCGAAAGGCTCTACAGTTGGCGCGTGAAATGGGAGCAAGATTTCTCACACACATATTTCAATGTCGGATTGGATATTCTCAAGGAACTGAACGTTTTCGAATTTGACTTCTATCCTTTTCCTACCGCAATTTTCTTTACTGAACACGATCGAGTCACCGAGATATGCTTATACAACGCCATGCTTCTTGTTCTACATCAAATGTGTCGGCATATTCCAACTTCGATAAGACCTACGCTGGCATCTTATGAGAATGTATCCTCCTGGACACATCCGTCAATTCTCTTGGCCCCTGGAAATGGGTCGGTAGAGGATATTATTGGAGAATTTTGCAAGTTGGTATATTTTCAGCTTCTCAGTCACCCAGGAAACAGCGGTGCCGTTAAAATTATGTTTCCCTTGCAAGTTGCGTATCGCAATGTAAACTCAGAGTCTCGGGAAGCACGATGGCTGTATAAAATCATTTCCCACATTGCAGACCATTGTGGATTTGATGCTGTGAGATTCAACGAAGGGCTTGAATATAGATTAAAGAGGATGTAA
- a CDS encoding uncharacterized protein (EggNog:ENOG41~TransMembrane:3 (n3-14c18/19o68-88i100-125o191-210i)), whose protein sequence is MAVSLPLAVALGALMIDAILELSFITSMVAWLHNTASGTFTVNFNESTFELYGEPKHFLVNQGHTSNGAAGTAIVLIGFGGIVTLFLRSRPHILGQKFTSFIYGLWLTILVLGLMLTIAALGYVFAVTNAHKGQTIDVKVASTTGNHKYPLDTWTPQNWFPAVLKLDLANESQRNDIASHLRIMRGWQYNLIPMFLIQLTTTVLAFLEFLERRRSGPSHVAYGAVERSSAEQKMVATP, encoded by the coding sequence ATGGCGGTTTCTCTACCTCTCGCCGTCGCCCTGGGCGCACTGATGATCGATGCCATCCTCGAGCTGTCTTTCATCACCAGCATGGTGGCATGGCTTCATAATACCGCCAGTGGTACTTTTACGGTCAATTTCAACGAATCGACATTCGAACTCTACGGCGAACCGAAGCACTTCTTAGTCAACCAAGGCCACACCAGCAACGGCGCCGCGGGAACAGCAATTGTCCTGATTGGCTTCGGAGGCATCGTCACTCTGTTCCTTAGAAGCCGGCCCCATATCCTCGGACAGAAATTCACGTCCTTCATCTACGGTCTATGGCTTACCATTCTTGTTCTGGGCCTCATGCTCACCATCGCCGCCCTCGGTTATGTCTTTGCTGTTACAAACGCACACAAGGGGCAGACGATTGACGTGAAAGTCGCCTCGACGACCGGCAACCACAAATATCCCCTCGATACATGGACACCTCAAAACTGGTTCCCTGCAGTCCTGAAGCTGGACCTGGCGAACGAAAGCCAGAGGAACGACATTGCATCTCACCTGCGAATCATGCGAGGATGGCAGTACAACTTGATTCCAATGTTCTTGATTCAGCTTACGACCACTGTTTTGGCGTTCTTGGAATTTTTGGAGAGACGGCGATCAGGACCTTCACACGTTGCATATGGAGCTGTGGAACGAAGCAGTGCAGAGCAAAAGATGGTCGCGACTCCTTAA
- a CDS encoding uncharacterized protein (SECRETED:SignalP(1-23)~EggNog:ENOG41~MEROPS:MER0033198), translated as MRFQPHLTALFMVTAVTSNPVTANIGCNISQFINVPTTSGLITGHEPPNSDCVVEFLVDAGTYLNIWTKATNVAGANKPVLVFFFGGGFNYGGTDTAFYNGKYFASAQDVVVVTVNYRIDVFGFPGAPGQPANLGLRDQRVAVEWVHDDIAAFGGNPEKITIFGQSVGGEEVDFWAYAYEQGPIVSGIIAHSGNAFSFPLNTAAAVENNWNAIVAGVNCTNSEDQLACVR; from the exons ATGCGTTTCCAGCCTCATCTTACAGCTCTATTCATGGTGACGGCTGTGACTTCTAACCCAGTCACCGCGAACATAGGGTGCAACATCAGCCAATTTATTAACGTGCCTACAACCAGCGGTCTTATTACTGGCCACGAGCCACCGAACTCAGACTGTGTCGTCGAGTTCTTGG TCGATGCTGGTACCTATTTGAACATTTGGACCAAAGCAACCAACGTGGCGGGCGCTAACAAGCCCGTCTtagtcttcttctttggaggAG GATTCAACTATGGAGGCACTGACACTGCTTTCTACAACGGCAAGTATTTTGCGAGCGCGCAGGACGTCGTCGTTGTTACTGTTAACTACCGAATTGACGTCTTCGGCTTCCCTGGAGCCCCAGGCCAACCTGCCAACCTCGGTCTCCGCGATCAGCGAGTTGCTGTCGAATGGGTTCATGATGACATTGCTGCGTTTGGTGGTAACCCTGAGAAGATCACTATCTTTGGACAGTCTGTTGGGGGCGAGGAAGTCGACTTTTGGGCGTACGCCTACGAGCAAGGTCCCATTGTCAGCGGCATTATCGCCCACTCTGGCAACGCTTTCAGCTTCCCTCTCAacactgccgctgccgttgAGAACAATTGGAATGCTATTGTGGCTGGGGTAAACTGTACGAATAGTGAGGATCAATTAGCTTGTGTCCGATAA
- a CDS encoding uncharacterized protein (EggNog:ENOG41~SECRETED:SignalP(1-22)), with translation MQPFNSRLLSLLVFALPKVAIGANDADAGFDAYAASQVMINMASHSWEWGTAAEALLELYNPELSVFGSSPFPNGKVPQANPNTTALAYAKQFINRNSQTLVNDTAVGDPASLGVSASLLGQSDSVYIGAANREADFILNIAPRWSNGAISHRADVAELWADNMAMSFPFLAYLAVEQNDTSLMSVTVQQCGLQRAVLKGNNLSWQHIIGPQSQDTGLWSTSNGWAGYGMVRVLHTLQKWSGSASMISQATQLKGWIKEILGGAMQSSLDDGLLRNYLNDSSWFGEISGTSVLSAVAYRMAVNDPDMFPQSYITWADTNRKSLAKKQNSEGIFSPAVNPYDWHDRTQFTTGSPEGQAFTVYLYTAYRDCVNAKICQTPTGSAAS, from the exons ATGCAGCCCTTCAATTCGCGCCTCCTCTCGCTCTTAGTTTTCGCCCTTCCAAAAGTCGCCATTGGCGCcaatgatgccgatgccggCTTCGATGCCTACGCGGCATCCCAGGTGATGATCAATATGGCCTCTCATTCCTGGGAATGGGGAACAGCGGCAGAAGCTCTGCTAGAATTGTATAACCCTGAGCTATCTGTCTTTGGATCGAGTCCTTTCCCTAATGGCAAAGTTCCTCAAGCCAACCCCAACACGACCGCCCTTGCATATGCGAAGCAGTTCATAAACCGCAATTCGCAGACACTTGTCAATGACACTGCGGTTGGCGATCCAGCATCTCTGGGTGTCTCGGCGAGTCTACTTGGCCAGTCAGACAGCGTCTACATCGGCGCGGCCAACCGTGAGGCTGATTTTATTCTCAACATTGCGCCACGATGGAGCAACGGTGCAATTTCTCACCGAGCGGATGTGGCCGAGCTGTGGGCTGACAACATGGCCATGTCTTTCCCATTTT TGGCTTATCTTGCCGTTGAGCAGAATGACACTTCGTTGATGTCTGTTACGGTCCAGCAGTGCGGCCTGCAACGCGCGGTTCTGAAAGGCAACAATCTCAGCTGGCAACACATCATCGGTCCTCAATCTCAAGACACGGGCCTTTGGTCAACAAGCAACGGCTGGGCCGGCTATGGCATGGTGCGAGTGCTACATACACTCCAGAAGTGGAGTGGTTCGGCCTCGATGATTTCACAAGCTACACAGCTCAAAGGGTGGATCAAAGAGATCCTCGGCGGCGCTATGCAGTCGAGTCTAGATGACGGCTTATTACGCAATTACCTTAACGATTCTAGTTGGTTTGGTGAAATTTCCGGAACTTCGGTTCTAAGTGCTGTGGCATACCGAATGGCCGTTAACGACCCTGATATGTTTCCGCAATCTTACATCACCTGGGCCGACACTAATAGAAAGAGCCtggcgaagaagcagaaCAGCGAGGGCATTTTTTCGCCAGCTGTTAACCCATATGACTGGCATGATAGAACTCAGTTTACTACTGGATCTCCTGAGGGCCAGGCGTTCACCGTCTATCTATACACAGCCTATAGGGACTGCGTCAACGCCAAAATCTGTCAAACACCAACCGGATCTGCCGCAAGTTGA
- a CDS encoding uncharacterized protein (EggNog:ENOG41~TransMembrane:5 (o6-26i38-59o71-94i106-127o147-169i)): protein MPLDSHGKLAVVEVIVYIPIGLFCIYNNIRHGFRRDVGWIYLTIFSIVKIAGSVMTIQVENGKNTSMATTATILNTVALSPLLNASLCFLNVGLDKARSFARHIAMALKFLHVLIIIGLVLSITGGINRTKTAQDSLDDGARELQSASIVFALVWILMAIACLVFIANLRYVQNTAKRVNFEPPVCIFARSIN, encoded by the exons ATGCCTCTTGATAGCCATGGCAAGCTTGCGGTCGTTGAAGTTATCGTCTATATTCCGATTGGTCTCTTCTGTATATATAACAACATTCGACATGGATTCAGAAGAGACGTTGGCTGGATATATTTGACAATCTTTAGCATTG TGAAGATCGCTGGCTCAGTTATGACAATCCAGGTCGAAAATGGGAAGAATACGAGCATGGCTACAACAgctactattttaaatacagtTGCACTGTCTCCTCTCCTAAATGCTTCGCTGTGTTTTTTGAATGTTGG GCTAGATAAGGCTCGTTCGTTTGCTCGTCATATTGCCATGGCTTTAAAATTCCTCCATGTCCTCATTATCATCGGTCTCGTGCTTAGTATTACTGGCGGCATTAATCGGACAAAAACCGCTCAAGATAGCCTAGATGATGGCGCACGAGAGCTTCAATCAGCATCTATCGTTTTTGCTCTTGTGTGGATTCTCATGGCTAttgcttgtcttgtcttcatAGCCAACCTTCGTTATGTTCAAAACACTGCGAAAAGGGTAAATTTTGAACCACCAGTTTGTATTTTTGCAAGATCGATTAACTAA
- a CDS encoding uncharacterized protein (EggNog:ENOG41~SECRETED:SignalP(1-19)), with protein MMLLKTFLLSAFLHSIAYAAAIPSHDKSNPQQLADPNYGPIPGQSPLYSSYRGKAPPFPGNITAPIAPTAKGPAGIDDLVWQNLLSAEWIIFSFYQHAVEMFNTTAFVEAGYPNTTYDRIQEIRDNEAGHLRIFQNEITPTSVKPGACKYAFPFDSPASFLALSTLIEISSMTFLTGLVEMAKLPASQGAMVAIATTETRHETWALLDIWKTNPFGGPADTVFPFANEILDLTNAFIVPRSCPLENPVYPSPRQNLPPFSPASSTKSIYPGSNIVLNFTDPTNQPSFREGVKYYATFFHGPSNISVPIDTTNWPRKDIEVTIPSQFEARGIIIVVVSDTIGAPTLKTVKAGPVVLLEQPAELGLTVL; from the coding sequence ATGATGTTGCTTAAaacatttttattaagtgcATTTCTGCACTCAATAGCCTATGCGGCAGCTATACCTTCTCATGACAAGTCCAATCCTCAGCAACTCGCAGATCCAAATTATGGTCCAATACCTGGGCAAAGTCCGCTGTACAGCTCGTATAGGGGCAAGGCTCCTCCGTTTCCAGGCAATATAACGGCTCCTATCGCACCTACTGCTAAAGGTCCTGCTGGAATCGATGACCTCGTTTGGCAAAATTTGCTCTCCGCTGAGTGGATTATCTTTTCATTCTACCAGCATGCGGTAGAGATGTTTAACACTACCGCCTTTGTGGAGGCAGGATACCCAAACACGACGTATGATCGCATCCAAGAGATCCGCGACAATGAAGCTGGTCATTTGCGCATATTCCAGAACGAAATCACGCCTACTTCTGTTAAGCCTGGAGCTTGCAAATATGCGTTCCCTTTTGATAGCCCGGCGTCCTTTCTAGCGCTCTCAACGTTAATTGAGATTTCGAGCATGACTTTCTTGACGGGACTTGTGGAAATGGCTAAGCTGCCTGCGTCCCAGGGTGCTATGGTGGCTATTGCTACTACAGAGACGCGGCACGAGACATGGGCTCTTCTCGACATTTGGAAGACAAACCCTTTTGGGGGCCCAGCTGATActgtttttccttttgccaACGAGATTCTCGACCTGACCAATGCGTTTATTGTTCCTAGGAGCTGCCCTTTGGAGAACCCGGTTTATCCATCACCAAGACAGAATTTGCCTCCTTTTTCCCCAGCAAGTTCGACGAAGTCGATATACCCTGGGAGTAACATTGTCCTGAACTTTACCGATCCCACCAATCAACCTAGCTTCCGCGAGGGCGTAAAATACTATGCAACCTTTTTCCATGGTCCTTCCAATATTAGTGTGCCAATCGACACAACGAACTGGCCTCGCAAAGATATTGAGGTTACGATTCCCTCTCAATTTGAAGCACGAGGCATCATTATTGTGGTAGTGTCTGATACCATTGGTGCACCAACATTGAAGACTGTTAAGGCTGGACCGGTTGTGCTATTAGAACAACCGGCTGAGCTTGGATTAACGGTACTATAG
- a CDS encoding uncharacterized protein (EggNog:ENOG41), with product MLGNTNNEDGFYRLVPYAQTGLLPSPQVVTEFLLESFTCPVTFQTSARRNHGVPAWTFRYMADWDNTRLYSMNGSTSGAYHMVDLHMIFGASEDVTGLPPTVDQRNLTRIMQTAWAAFADDPLDGLTSLGWPHFDQNKDSYILLGKDNIP from the coding sequence ATGCTTGGAAATACCAACAATGAAGATGGCTTTTATCGCCTCGTTCCATATGCTCAAACAGGCCTTCTACCGTCTCCTCAAGTTGTGACCGAGTTTCTCCTCGAGTCTTTCACGTGTCCGGTAACCTTTCAAACTAGCGCTCGTCGCAACCATGGCGTCCCAGCATGGACTTTTCGGTATATGGCTGACTGGGATAATACTCGCCTATACAGCATGAACGGCAGCACGAGCGGAGCATACCATATGGTCGATTTGCACATGATTTTTGGGGCTTCAGAGGATGTTACCGGATTGCCGCCGACCGTGGACCAAAGAAACTTGACACGGATTATGCAAACAGCCTGGGCCGCCTTTGCTGATGATCCCCTCGACGGCCTTACCAGCCTGGGATGGCCTCATTTTGACCAGAATAAAGATTCGTACATCCTGCTTGGTAAAGACAACATCCCTTAG
- a CDS encoding uncharacterized protein (EggNog:ENOG41), whose protein sequence is MAVSTYNASVAVYDPYRDEYELIDFPGITGNDDYTITGIDYDGMGSIYFAATSYTAFVATTSGNPALANFTGPNSIIRYDTNTREILWITDLVPIQEEVFRQTGNLITGFQDMAEDNQGNTYVIGTFGSIIVKINRNGTPQIWYEPKYINDTLVSGGIVRSGDRIVINDRVAPGLLTFDINEPRGYPVYVHLEGFPTNYTGGGDELLLPSRYGGKVILWSDDFYGTRVVGSTNNWKTAEYLRLVPMDDNLSRQGGYTTGSFEAGQAIYSLTEFFQPTRSVKPKQEFLMVDMTEQIDELVKAWEGETW, encoded by the coding sequence ATGGCAGTCTCTACTTACAATGCCTCGGTTGCTGTGTATGATCCGTATCGTGACGAATACGAGTTGATCGACTTCCCTGGAATCACCGGCAATGATGACTACACCATTACTGGCATAGACTACGATGGAATGGGGTCCATATACTTTGCAGCAACTTCATACACAGCCTTTGTGGCAACGACCTCTGGAAACCCAGCGCTGGCAAATTTCACTGGCCCCAACAGCATTATTCGATACGATACCAACACCCGTGAAATTCTCTGGATAACTGATCTGGTGCCGATCCAGGAGGAAGTTTTCCGGCAAACCGGAAATTTAATTACCGGATTCCAAGATATGGCAGAAGATAATCAAGGGAACACCTACGTAATAGGAACATTTGGCTCCATCATTGTCAAAATCAATAGGAACGGTACGCCACAAATATGGTACGAACCCAAATATATTAACGACACGCTTGTTTCAGGTGGCATTGTTCGATCGGGGGATAGGATTGTCATCAATGATCGAGTTGCTCCGGGGCTATTGACCTTTGACATCAATGAACCCAGGGGATATCCGGTCTATGTGCATCTGGAGGGTTTCCCAACCAACTACACGGGTGGAGGAGATGAACTGCTTTTGCCATCAAGATACGGCGGCAAAGTCATCCTCTGGTCCGACGATTTTTATGGCACCCGCGTGGTTGGGAGCACAAATAACTGGAAGACGGCCGAGTATCTCCGCTTAGTTCCTATGGATGACAATCTCAGCAGACAAGGTGGCTATACAACAGGGAGCTTTGAGGCTGGCCAAGCAATCTATTCTTTGACTGAATTCTTCCAGCCTACGAGATCCGTCAAGCCGAAGCAAGAGTTTCTTATGGTCGATATGACGGAGCAGATAGATGAGCTTGTGAAGGCTTGGGAGGGCGAGACTTGGTGA